In Uranotaenia lowii strain MFRU-FL chromosome 2, ASM2978415v1, whole genome shotgun sequence, one genomic interval encodes:
- the LOC129746094 gene encoding uncharacterized protein LOC129746094, giving the protein MAKIFVLCVVAVGMFLAIDALPHFGSYYGGYCGGYQPAPYPAPYPAPYPAPVPAPLPAPLPTVNTTAIANATAAIAAQYPLIGLVLNSILSG; this is encoded by the exons atggcaaaaatattcgTTCTTTGCGTCGTCGCC GTGGGAATGTTCCTGGCCATCGACGCCCTGCCCCATTTCGGTTCATACTACGGAGGATATTGTGGAGGTTATCAGCCAGCCCCATATCCAGCTCCATATCCAGCCCCATATCCAGCTCCAGTGCCAGCGCCTCTGCCGGCACCACTGCCAACCGTGAACACAACTGCCATCGCTAACGCAACAGCCGCCATCGCCGCCCAATATCCACTTATTGGATTAGTGCTGAACTCAATTTTGTCTGGTTGA